From the Halomonas meridiana genome, one window contains:
- a CDS encoding XRE family transcriptional regulator, with translation MSTAYSTAHAEALDPPRSSPDLDVRELEKRTRLMRIITRLIAVSDLGSREIARRAGLPVQKISDLLAGRLEHLDIDELNVLRRTLELEAP, from the coding sequence ATGAGTACGGCATACTCAACTGCTCACGCAGAAGCGCTGGATCCTCCGCGAAGCAGCCCTGACCTCGATGTCAGGGAACTTGAAAAACGTACGCGCCTCATGCGCATCATTACCCGCCTGATCGCCGTATCAGACCTGGGAAGCCGTGAAATCGCCCGCCGGGCTGGCCTACCAGTGCAAAAGATCAGCGACCTGCTCGCCGGAAGGCTGGAGCATCTGGACATCGATGAACTGAATGTCCTGCGTCGCACGTTAGAGCTGGAGGCGCCATAG
- the ilvD gene encoding dihydroxy-acid dehydratase — translation MTEPTNNNTRRHSAPVVDGPGKAASRAMLRAVGFNDDDFQKPQVGIASTWSMVTPCNSHIGELAELARDGADAAGGKGVVFNTITISDGIANGTEGMKYSLVSREVIADSIETVAGCEGFDGLVAIGGCDKNMPGCVMGLARLDRPSVFVYGGTIMPGKGHTDIVSVFEAMGAHSRGDIDLIELKNIEETAIPGPGSCGGMYTANTMASAIEALGMSLPGSSAQNAISQEKRDDCKAAGEAVLALLAQDIKPSDIMTREAFENAVTVVIALGGSTNAVLHLIGMARTIGVELTLADFTEIGKRVPVLADLRPSGHYMMSELVAIGGIQPLMRILLDAGLLNGNCLTVTGKTLAENLANVEPYPMDQQIIAPLGNPIKAESHLRILFGNLAPEGAVAKITGKEGTRFSGSARVFGSEEEAQARINDGTVVAGDVVVIRYEGPKGGPGMREMLTPTSAIMGRGLGNDVALITDGRFSGGSHGFVVGHVSPEAFDGGPLALVEDGDPITIDAEADTIDVHISDEEMMRRRAAWQQPEPRYRKGVLAKYAKLVSSASTGAVTDQE, via the coding sequence ATGACCGAGCCGACCAACAATAATACCCGCCGCCACTCTGCCCCGGTGGTGGATGGCCCTGGTAAAGCGGCTAGCCGCGCCATGCTGCGCGCCGTGGGCTTCAACGATGACGATTTTCAAAAGCCTCAGGTAGGTATCGCGTCTACCTGGAGTATGGTGACGCCGTGTAATAGCCATATTGGTGAGCTGGCGGAGCTTGCCCGTGATGGGGCCGATGCCGCCGGAGGCAAAGGCGTGGTGTTCAATACCATTACCATTTCTGATGGCATTGCCAACGGCACCGAAGGCATGAAGTACTCGCTGGTCTCGCGGGAAGTGATTGCCGACTCCATCGAAACCGTGGCGGGCTGCGAAGGCTTTGATGGCTTGGTGGCGATTGGCGGCTGCGATAAGAACATGCCGGGCTGCGTGATGGGGCTGGCACGGCTCGATCGCCCCAGCGTGTTCGTTTACGGCGGCACCATCATGCCCGGAAAGGGCCACACTGATATTGTCTCGGTGTTTGAGGCGATGGGCGCCCACTCCCGTGGCGACATCGACCTAATTGAGCTGAAAAACATCGAGGAGACCGCCATTCCTGGCCCTGGCTCCTGTGGGGGCATGTACACCGCCAACACCATGGCCTCCGCCATTGAAGCACTGGGTATGAGCCTGCCGGGAAGCTCGGCGCAGAATGCCATCTCCCAAGAGAAACGCGACGACTGCAAAGCCGCTGGCGAAGCCGTGCTGGCGCTGCTGGCGCAAGACATCAAGCCCTCCGATATCATGACCCGCGAGGCGTTCGAGAACGCCGTGACTGTGGTGATTGCCCTGGGTGGCTCCACCAATGCGGTGCTGCACCTGATTGGCATGGCGCGCACCATCGGTGTCGAGCTGACCCTGGCAGACTTCACCGAGATCGGTAAGCGCGTGCCGGTGCTGGCCGACCTGCGCCCCAGCGGCCACTACATGATGAGCGAGCTGGTGGCGATTGGCGGTATCCAGCCGCTGATGAGAATCCTGCTGGATGCTGGGCTGCTCAACGGTAACTGCTTAACCGTGACTGGTAAAACGCTGGCGGAGAATCTCGCTAACGTCGAGCCGTACCCGATGGATCAGCAAATCATCGCGCCGCTGGGTAACCCGATTAAAGCCGAAAGCCACCTGCGTATTCTGTTTGGCAACTTAGCGCCGGAAGGGGCGGTGGCGAAAATCACCGGTAAAGAGGGCACGCGCTTTAGCGGCTCGGCACGGGTGTTTGGCTCGGAAGAGGAAGCCCAGGCACGCATCAATGACGGCACCGTGGTGGCGGGCGATGTGGTGGTGATTCGCTACGAAGGCCCGAAAGGCGGCCCCGGCATGCGCGAAATGCTCACGCCTACCTCGGCCATTATGGGCCGTGGCTTGGGCAACGACGTGGCGCTGATTACCGATGGCCGATTCTCCGGCGGTAGCCACGGTTTCGTGGTGGGGCATGTCTCTCCAGAAGCTTTCGACGGTGGCCCGCTGGCGCTGGTGGAAGATGGCGACCCGATCACCATTGATGCCGAAGCCGATACCATTGATGTGCATATCAGCGATGAAGAGATGATGCGCCGCCGTGCGGCCTGGCAACAGCCTGAGCCGCGCTATCGTAAAGGCGTGTTGGCGAAGTATGCCAAATTGGTCAGCTCGGCCAGTACCGGTGCGGTGACCGACCAAGAATAA
- the recC gene encoding exodeoxyribonuclease V subunit gamma gives MPANALFSPTSLPPGFMVVHANRLEDLRGLAVEWMRRQPLGPLENETILVQSNGIGQWLKLALAEDPKNGGAGIAAALEVMLPARFLWQAYRTVLTHVSQNADAVPETSPFDKSRLVWRLLRLLPTLAGQPVFEPLAQFLEIDRDQRKHYQLAERLADLFDQYQVYRADWLDAWANGHDVLITARGEHRPLEEHQRWQPALWRILRDDVAATQGDAGLNSSRAQVHQRFLKATEHLEGQDCPPGLPRRLIIFGISSLPQQTLEALAALSRCCQIVLCVHNPCQFYWADIIEHKDLLRAQRYRQRRKTGMPEALDVLGTGDADDALHLHAQPLLAAWGKQGRDYLRLLDEHDDAGNYQTLFEQQALRIDMFEPFSGEDRHCLLSQLQDDIRELRPVAETQGHWPALPAADDSIVFHIAHGPQREVEILHDQLLAAFSADPYLRPRDIIVMVPDIDRYAPHIEAVFGQLPTDDPRHIPYTLSDQASRHRLPLMIALEKLLRLPELRLSVSDLLDLLDVPALRQRFGLEERDLPVLERWMEGAGIRWGLNAKQRQRLELPGGLSQNTWAFGLRRLLLGYTVGDGHAWQGIEPFDDIGGLEAGLAGPLATLLEKLEATWESFCQPTDAATWVARLRELLETFFLTDDAQESIMLTKLESGLQQMLESSREAELNDPLPLSMVREHWLAQIDEHSLSQRFLAGAVNFATLMPMRAIPFKRVCLLGMNDGEYPRSQPPLDFDLMGSDYRPGDRSRREDDRYLFLEALLSARDQLYVSWVGRSQIDNTPLPPSVLVGQLRDHLEAGWQTENGAPLLETLTTEHPLQPFSRAYFNSPASRLFTYAHEWREVHAPRTPPAASRTLPAPENAPTSLSLGQLGSFLREPVRSFFNTRLGVYFEQEAIAELDAEPFALDGLQNWQLQDQLIAAQRHAVDNGQPRMEALHDALERFQGQGVLAMGAFGERMRAALAEPMEALFNAYEAALDAWPHLLPDTMIHFEAHGLTLEEPLGELRQDEAGHRCRLLLLSSSLISQGSGRGQYRWSHLLRPWVAHLAGNLDGPMTTQLLSKAGHVTLAPVDAETARQHLETQLAAWQAGLETPLPLAPQAAFAWLSKQGTPDMAQEKGRDSDAYAAAETAYEGGRYQTGEVAQSAYLNHQWPRFERLFVEQANGHTFATLTEALYAPLHQAVKG, from the coding sequence ATGCCTGCCAATGCTTTGTTCTCCCCCACTTCGCTCCCACCCGGTTTTATGGTGGTACATGCTAACCGCTTGGAAGATTTACGCGGTTTGGCGGTGGAGTGGATGCGCCGCCAGCCGTTGGGGCCGTTGGAGAACGAAACCATTCTGGTGCAGAGCAACGGTATTGGGCAGTGGCTAAAACTGGCGTTGGCGGAAGACCCTAAGAACGGCGGCGCGGGCATTGCGGCGGCGCTAGAGGTGATGCTGCCCGCGCGGTTTCTATGGCAGGCCTACCGCACGGTGCTCACTCACGTGTCGCAAAACGCCGATGCCGTGCCGGAAACCTCGCCGTTCGATAAATCGCGCTTGGTATGGCGGCTGCTGCGCCTGCTGCCTACCCTGGCTGGGCAGCCGGTATTCGAGCCGCTGGCGCAGTTTCTAGAAATTGACCGCGACCAGCGCAAGCACTACCAACTGGCCGAGCGGCTGGCGGATCTGTTTGACCAGTATCAGGTCTACCGCGCCGACTGGCTGGACGCCTGGGCTAACGGCCACGATGTGCTAATTACCGCCAGAGGCGAGCACCGCCCTTTGGAAGAGCATCAGCGCTGGCAGCCCGCGCTCTGGCGCATCCTGCGGGACGATGTGGCCGCCACCCAAGGCGATGCCGGATTGAACAGCAGCCGCGCCCAGGTTCACCAGCGTTTCTTGAAGGCCACCGAGCACCTGGAAGGCCAAGACTGCCCGCCGGGGCTGCCTCGTCGGCTGATCATCTTCGGTATTTCATCGCTGCCCCAGCAAACCCTGGAAGCGCTGGCGGCGCTCTCCCGCTGCTGCCAAATCGTGCTGTGCGTTCACAACCCCTGCCAGTTCTACTGGGCGGATATCATCGAGCACAAAGACCTGCTGCGCGCCCAGCGCTACCGCCAGCGGCGCAAAACCGGCATGCCCGAAGCGCTGGATGTACTGGGCACCGGCGATGCCGATGACGCCCTGCACCTGCACGCCCAGCCGCTGCTAGCCGCCTGGGGCAAGCAGGGCCGCGACTACCTGCGCCTGCTCGATGAGCACGACGACGCAGGCAACTACCAAACTCTATTCGAGCAGCAAGCACTGCGCATCGATATGTTCGAGCCGTTCAGCGGCGAGGATCGCCACTGCCTGCTCAGCCAGCTGCAAGACGACATCCGCGAGCTGCGCCCGGTGGCGGAAACGCAAGGCCACTGGCCCGCACTGCCCGCTGCCGATGACTCCATCGTGTTCCATATCGCCCACGGCCCCCAGCGGGAAGTGGAGATTCTCCACGACCAGCTGCTGGCCGCCTTCAGCGCCGACCCGTATTTGCGCCCACGGGACATCATCGTCATGGTGCCGGATATCGACCGCTACGCGCCGCACATCGAAGCGGTGTTTGGCCAGCTGCCCACCGACGACCCGAGGCACATTCCCTACACGCTCTCCGACCAGGCCAGCCGCCACCGCCTGCCGCTGATGATTGCCCTGGAAAAGCTGCTAAGGCTGCCGGAGCTGCGCCTGTCGGTGAGCGATTTACTCGACCTGCTGGATGTCCCCGCCCTGCGCCAGCGCTTCGGCCTAGAAGAGCGTGACCTGCCGGTGCTAGAGCGCTGGATGGAAGGCGCGGGCATCCGCTGGGGGCTCAACGCCAAGCAGCGCCAGCGGCTGGAACTACCCGGCGGGCTGAGCCAAAACACCTGGGCATTCGGCTTGCGCCGCCTGCTGCTGGGCTATACCGTGGGCGACGGCCACGCGTGGCAAGGCATCGAACCGTTTGATGATATCGGCGGGCTGGAGGCGGGCTTGGCTGGGCCGCTGGCGACGCTGCTGGAGAAGCTCGAAGCCACCTGGGAGAGCTTCTGCCAACCCACCGATGCCGCTACTTGGGTTGCGCGGCTACGGGAGCTGCTGGAAACTTTCTTTCTTACCGACGATGCCCAAGAGAGCATCATGCTCACCAAGCTAGAAAGCGGCTTGCAGCAGATGCTGGAAAGCAGCCGGGAAGCCGAACTCAACGACCCGCTTCCGCTCTCTATGGTGCGGGAGCACTGGCTAGCGCAGATCGATGAACACAGCCTTTCCCAGCGCTTCTTGGCCGGGGCGGTCAACTTCGCCACGCTGATGCCCATGCGTGCCATTCCCTTCAAGCGGGTGTGCCTGCTGGGCATGAACGACGGCGAGTACCCCCGCTCCCAGCCGCCGCTGGATTTCGACCTAATGGGCAGCGACTACCGCCCCGGCGACCGCTCCCGCCGGGAAGACGACCGCTACCTGTTTCTTGAAGCGCTGCTCTCCGCCCGCGACCAGCTCTACGTGAGCTGGGTCGGCCGCAGCCAGATCGACAATACGCCGCTGCCACCCTCGGTGCTGGTGGGCCAGCTGCGCGACCACTTGGAAGCCGGCTGGCAAACGGAAAACGGCGCGCCGCTGCTGGAAACACTCACCACCGAGCATCCGCTGCAGCCTTTTAGCCGCGCTTACTTCAACAGCCCAGCAAGCCGGCTGTTCACCTACGCCCACGAATGGCGCGAGGTGCACGCCCCGCGCACGCCACCCGCCGCTAGCCGCACGCTGCCAGCGCCGGAAAACGCCCCCACCAGCCTCTCGCTTGGGCAGCTGGGCAGCTTTCTGCGCGAGCCGGTGCGCAGCTTCTTCAATACTCGCTTGGGGGTCTATTTCGAGCAGGAAGCCATCGCCGAGCTGGACGCCGAGCCATTCGCCCTGGATGGCCTGCAAAACTGGCAGCTCCAAGACCAGCTGATTGCCGCCCAGCGCCACGCGGTGGATAACGGCCAGCCGCGCATGGAAGCATTGCATGACGCGTTGGAGCGCTTTCAAGGCCAAGGCGTGCTAGCCATGGGCGCGTTCGGCGAACGCATGCGCGCGGCACTCGCTGAACCCATGGAGGCGCTTTTCAACGCCTACGAAGCAGCGCTAGACGCATGGCCGCATCTCCTGCCCGACACCATGATTCACTTCGAAGCCCATGGCCTCACGCTGGAAGAGCCCTTGGGTGAGCTGCGCCAGGACGAAGCAGGCCACCGCTGCCGCCTGCTGCTGCTCAGTAGCAGCCTGATTAGCCAAGGCAGCGGGCGCGGCCAGTACCGCTGGAGCCACCTGCTGCGCCCTTGGGTTGCGCACCTAGCGGGCAACCTGGATGGCCCGATGACGACGCAACTGCTCTCCAAAGCGGGGCATGTCACGTTAGCGCCGGTGGATGCCGAGACCGCCCGCCAGCATTTAGAAACCCAGCTAGCCGCGTGGCAAGCGGGCCTAGAAACCCCGCTGCCGCTCGCACCGCAAGCCGCGTTTGCTTGGCTAAGTAAGCAAGGCACGCCGGACATGGCGCAAGAAAAAGGCCGAGACAGCGACGCCTACGCCGCCGCCGAAACCGCCTATGAAGGCGGCCGCTACCAAACCGGTGAAGTGGCCCAAAGCGCGTATTTAAACCACCAGTGGCCCCGCTTCGAGCGGCTATTCGTAGAGCAAGCCAACGGGCACACCTTTGCTACGCTCACAGAAGCGCTCTACGCGCCGCTTCACCAGGCGGTCAAAGGGTAA
- a CDS encoding type II toxin-antitoxin system RelE/ParE family toxin — MEWQVEFYPGVEQEILSMPPKIQARMLRLLEMVETHGANLGPPHTESMGDGLFEIRAKAKEGIGRSLFCYVHGKHIVVLHAFVKKSQKTPRQALTLARTRQREVQS, encoded by the coding sequence ATGGAGTGGCAGGTTGAGTTTTATCCAGGTGTCGAGCAAGAAATTTTAAGTATGCCGCCCAAAATACAGGCCAGAATGCTCCGGTTACTGGAGATGGTAGAGACTCATGGCGCTAACCTTGGGCCACCACACACGGAATCGATGGGCGACGGTTTGTTTGAAATTAGGGCAAAGGCAAAAGAGGGAATTGGCCGTTCTCTGTTTTGTTATGTGCATGGGAAACATATTGTCGTTCTTCATGCGTTCGTCAAAAAAAGCCAAAAAACGCCGCGTCAGGCGTTAACGTTAGCGCGGACAAGACAGCGCGAGGTGCAGTCATGA
- a CDS encoding ATP-binding protein encodes MQDAHRRKLPIGIQTFSDIREGDYYYVDKTPHIERLVNQNKYYFLSRPRRFGKSLLLDTLRCLFEGRQALFEGLHIHDKWDWQQRYPVIRISFADGVMQSREELDERIRDQLRVQRERLGITQHHKTDIPGEFSTLIRSAHQQYGQRVVVLIDEYDKPILDNILEPERAREVREGLKNLYSVLKDADPHLHFVLLTGVSKFSKVSLFSGLNNLRDITLSPDYTTICGYTDENIDTVFAPELPGLDREEIRQWYNGYRWGGREVESVYNPFDVLLLFQEQEFGPYWFESATPTFLVDILKQRGVFTPSLDHWETEYELLSQFDVDHISTEGLLFQTGYLTIQQVEEPLLGYRQYTLGFPNREVETSLNHALLPSLGVENAPRERRTLFRHLSQHDLVGLEAHQKALYAGLPHDWYRNNPIARYEGHYASVFYSHFAALGLDVTVEDASHHGKVDMSVDFGGHIYLFEFKVVEQLPEGQALAQIKHKGYADKYCASGKPIHLIGVEFSSIKRQIVAFDVETLDAM; translated from the coding sequence GTGCAGGATGCCCATCGCCGTAAGCTACCCATCGGGATTCAGACGTTCTCGGATATCCGTGAGGGCGACTATTACTACGTCGATAAAACCCCGCATATCGAGCGCTTGGTTAACCAGAACAAATACTACTTTCTCTCGCGGCCGCGCCGCTTTGGTAAAAGCCTGTTGCTGGATACGCTGCGCTGCTTGTTCGAAGGCCGCCAGGCACTGTTTGAAGGGCTCCATATTCACGATAAGTGGGACTGGCAACAGCGTTACCCGGTCATTCGTATCAGCTTTGCCGATGGCGTCATGCAGAGCCGTGAAGAGCTCGATGAGCGTATTCGTGATCAGCTTCGGGTCCAGCGCGAGCGGCTGGGCATTACCCAACACCACAAGACGGATATTCCCGGCGAATTTTCTACCTTGATTCGCAGCGCCCACCAGCAATATGGTCAGCGGGTGGTGGTGCTGATCGATGAATACGACAAGCCGATTCTGGATAACATTCTGGAACCTGAGCGTGCTCGGGAGGTGCGCGAAGGGCTGAAGAACCTCTACAGCGTGCTGAAAGACGCCGATCCTCATTTGCACTTCGTGCTGCTCACCGGGGTTTCCAAGTTCAGTAAGGTGAGCTTGTTTTCGGGGTTGAACAATCTGCGCGATATTACCCTGTCTCCCGACTATACGACCATTTGTGGCTACACCGATGAGAACATCGATACGGTGTTCGCGCCGGAGCTACCCGGCCTGGATCGTGAGGAGATTCGCCAGTGGTATAACGGCTACCGCTGGGGAGGCCGTGAGGTGGAGTCCGTCTATAACCCCTTCGATGTGCTGCTGCTGTTCCAGGAGCAAGAATTTGGCCCTTACTGGTTCGAGTCTGCTACGCCGACATTTCTGGTCGATATTCTCAAACAGCGGGGGGTATTTACGCCCTCACTAGATCACTGGGAAACCGAGTATGAACTGCTCAGCCAGTTCGACGTCGACCACATAAGTACCGAGGGCTTGTTATTTCAAACCGGCTATCTGACCATTCAGCAGGTGGAAGAGCCCTTGCTGGGATACCGCCAGTACACGCTGGGCTTTCCTAACCGTGAAGTCGAAACCAGTCTCAACCACGCCTTGTTGCCATCGCTGGGGGTCGAAAATGCCCCGCGTGAACGCAGAACACTGTTTCGCCATTTAAGTCAGCATGATCTTGTCGGGCTAGAAGCGCACCAAAAGGCGCTTTATGCCGGACTCCCTCACGACTGGTATCGCAACAACCCGATTGCTCGCTACGAAGGCCATTACGCCAGCGTGTTCTACAGCCACTTTGCGGCCCTGGGCCTGGATGTGACGGTGGAAGATGCCAGCCACCACGGCAAGGTGGATATGAGCGTGGATTTTGGTGGGCATATCTACCTGTTCGAGTTCAAAGTGGTGGAGCAACTGCCGGAAGGTCAGGCGCTGGCGCAAATCAAACACAAAGGGTATGCGGACAAGTACTGCGCCTCTGGCAAGCCCATACACCTGATCGGCGTCGAGTTCTCCAGCATCAAACGCCAGATCGTGGCGTTCGATGTGGAAACGCTCGACGCTATGTAA
- the chrA gene encoding chromate efflux transporter — protein sequence MSEKNPVRGRANEVFWAFLALGLTSFGGPVAHLGYFRTAFVERRQWLSEQAYADLVALCQFLPGPASSQVGFALGLMRAGPWGAAMAWLAFTLPSAIVLVLFALGTAVLDGPVASGIIHGLKVVAVAIVAHAVWGMARNLCPDKTRTGIALAAVFAVVLVSGPLGQVAAIVLGGVAGLLLCRQSAAASSSESLHFPVTRRAGTLALGLFAALLVLLPLLAASTGWLNVVDAFYRSGALVFGGGHVVLPLLEAEVVQSGWVTADEFLAGYGAAQAVPGPLFTFAAYLGALLPGIPSVIGALLALLAIFVPGFLLLVGVLPFWNQFRQWSSAQALMRGANAAVVGILGAALYQPVWTSAILGPYEFVLALTGFLLLTVWKLPAWLVVIVVALGGVMIPPQ from the coding sequence ATGTCAGAAAAGAATCCGGTTCGAGGGCGGGCCAACGAGGTGTTCTGGGCATTTTTGGCGCTGGGGCTGACCTCGTTCGGTGGCCCCGTGGCGCACCTGGGCTACTTTCGCACGGCGTTTGTCGAACGCCGCCAGTGGCTCAGCGAGCAGGCCTACGCGGATTTGGTCGCGCTGTGCCAGTTCTTGCCGGGTCCCGCCAGTAGCCAGGTAGGCTTTGCCTTAGGGTTGATGCGCGCAGGCCCCTGGGGGGCGGCAATGGCGTGGCTGGCGTTTACGCTGCCCTCTGCCATCGTGCTGGTGCTGTTTGCATTGGGTACGGCAGTGCTGGATGGCCCGGTGGCCAGCGGCATCATTCACGGCTTGAAAGTGGTGGCGGTGGCTATTGTGGCCCACGCGGTGTGGGGCATGGCGCGCAACCTCTGCCCGGATAAAACCCGCACGGGCATTGCTCTGGCAGCGGTGTTCGCGGTGGTGCTGGTCAGCGGGCCGTTGGGGCAGGTGGCGGCGATTGTGCTAGGTGGCGTGGCGGGTCTGCTGCTGTGTCGCCAAAGCGCTGCAGCATCGTCTAGCGAATCGCTGCACTTCCCGGTGACACGCCGAGCGGGCACGCTAGCATTAGGTTTATTCGCCGCTTTGTTGGTGCTCTTACCGCTGTTAGCGGCGAGCACCGGTTGGTTGAACGTCGTCGATGCATTCTACCGTTCAGGCGCGCTGGTATTTGGCGGTGGCCATGTGGTGCTGCCGCTGCTGGAAGCGGAAGTGGTGCAATCGGGTTGGGTCACGGCAGATGAGTTCTTGGCGGGGTACGGCGCAGCTCAGGCGGTGCCGGGGCCGCTGTTTACGTTTGCTGCTTACTTGGGGGCGCTGCTGCCAGGGATACCCAGCGTGATTGGCGCGTTACTGGCGCTGCTGGCGATTTTTGTGCCGGGATTTTTGCTGCTGGTCGGCGTGTTGCCGTTTTGGAATCAGTTTCGCCAGTGGAGCAGTGCTCAAGCGCTGATGCGTGGTGCCAATGCGGCGGTGGTGGGTATTTTAGGCGCGGCGCTCTATCAGCCGGTGTGGACCAGCGCCATTCTTGGGCCTTACGAGTTCGTGCTGGCGTTGACGGGCTTTTTGCTGCTCACCGTGTGGAAACTGCCGGCTTGGCTGGTGGTCATCGTAGTGGCGTTGGGCGGCGTCATGATTCCGCCCCAGTAA
- a CDS encoding helix-turn-helix domain-containing protein — MMNLKALKEQALQNPEVEAEYERLAPEFALASTLISMRQRAGLTQEELAKRLDTQKSNISRLERGSSNPGWKTLQRYAHACGFELTVHVEQQKQPAH; from the coding sequence ATGATGAACTTAAAAGCACTAAAAGAGCAGGCGCTTCAAAACCCTGAAGTAGAGGCGGAGTATGAACGTTTGGCACCGGAGTTTGCCTTGGCTTCCACACTGATTTCTATGCGCCAGCGTGCCGGGTTGACCCAAGAAGAGCTTGCCAAACGCTTGGATACACAAAAAAGTAACATTAGCCGCTTGGAGCGGGGAAGCAGTAACCCCGGCTGGAAAACATTACAGCGCTATGCACACGCCTGTGGTTTTGAGCTGACGGTACATGTTGAACAACAAAAACAGCCAGCCCATTAA
- a CDS encoding 5-(carboxyamino)imidazole ribonucleotide synthase: MIAKNIGVLGAGQLGRMLALAGYPLGNTFTFLDTTGNPSAGIGEVIVDPDNQHLAAFLEKVDVVTYEFEHLPVALVQQIEQHKPVYPGSRAIAVCQNRVEEKALFDRLGIPTPAYRVVESAEQLAAAAAELGCPVVAKSVTEGYDGKGQAVLKAPEQAQEAWEAIGHSQLIVEAFVDFVREVSMIAVRGRDGEVVFYPMAENQHVGGILRYSVAPLPDLDASVQQTADSYIRALLDELDYVGVLALELFQTRDGSLLANEMAPRVHNSGHWTMDGAATSQFENHLRAVQGLPLGATNAIAPTCMVNVIGLEGDNAALLAIADTHLHRYDKAERPGRKLAHVNVVAATHAELLEKVRACQALIPDAPPVEWSFESTL; the protein is encoded by the coding sequence ATGATTGCAAAAAATATTGGTGTCCTTGGGGCAGGCCAGTTGGGCCGTATGCTGGCACTGGCGGGCTATCCGCTAGGTAACACCTTCACGTTTTTGGATACCACCGGTAACCCCAGTGCGGGTATCGGCGAGGTGATCGTCGACCCGGATAACCAGCACCTGGCGGCGTTTCTCGAGAAGGTCGACGTGGTGACCTACGAGTTCGAACACCTGCCTGTGGCGCTGGTTCAGCAGATCGAGCAGCATAAGCCGGTGTACCCTGGCAGTCGCGCCATTGCGGTGTGCCAAAACCGGGTAGAAGAGAAGGCACTGTTCGACCGCTTGGGTATTCCAACACCCGCTTACCGCGTGGTGGAAAGCGCTGAGCAGCTCGCCGCCGCTGCCGCCGAGCTGGGCTGCCCGGTGGTAGCCAAGTCGGTCACTGAAGGCTACGACGGCAAGGGGCAAGCGGTGCTGAAAGCGCCGGAGCAGGCCCAAGAGGCGTGGGAGGCCATTGGCCATTCACAGCTCATCGTCGAGGCTTTCGTCGATTTCGTGCGCGAAGTCTCGATGATTGCCGTGCGCGGCCGCGATGGGGAGGTGGTGTTCTACCCCATGGCCGAAAACCAGCACGTGGGCGGCATTCTGCGCTACTCCGTGGCGCCGCTACCGGATTTGGACGCCAGCGTTCAGCAGACGGCCGACAGCTACATCCGAGCGCTGCTGGATGAGCTGGATTACGTAGGCGTACTGGCGCTGGAGCTGTTCCAAACCCGCGACGGCAGCCTGTTGGCCAATGAAATGGCCCCCCGGGTGCATAACTCCGGCCACTGGACGATGGATGGCGCGGCTACCAGCCAGTTCGAGAACCATTTGCGGGCGGTACAGGGCTTGCCGTTAGGTGCCACGAATGCCATTGCGCCCACCTGCATGGTGAACGTGATTGGCCTAGAAGGCGATAACGCCGCACTGCTAGCCATTGCCGACACTCACTTGCACCGCTACGACAAAGCCGAGCGTCCAGGGCGTAAATTAGCCCACGTTAACGTTGTGGCCGCCACCCACGCCGAGCTGTTGGAGAAAGTCCGCGCTTGCCAAGCGTTGATCCCCGATGCGCCTCCCGTGGAGTGGAGTTTCGAATCGACGCTATAA
- the purE gene encoding 5-(carboxyamino)imidazole ribonucleotide mutase, translated as MSNSAPKVGVIMGSKSDWPVMEHAVAMLERLGVPYETRVVSAHRTPDLLFEYAKSASERGLQVIVAGAGGAAHLPGMVASQTALPVLGVPVESKALKGLDSLLSIAQMPGGIAVGTLAIGKAGATNAGLLAAQIVGLQDSAVRDAVEAFRTEQTQLVLDNPDPRPDADPQAQ; from the coding sequence ATGTCGAACAGCGCACCCAAGGTGGGCGTGATCATGGGGTCGAAGTCGGATTGGCCGGTCATGGAGCACGCGGTGGCGATGTTGGAGCGGCTGGGCGTTCCCTACGAAACCCGTGTGGTCTCGGCGCATCGCACCCCCGACCTGCTGTTCGAATATGCGAAAAGTGCCTCTGAGCGCGGCCTGCAGGTGATCGTGGCCGGCGCCGGTGGTGCCGCTCATTTGCCGGGTATGGTCGCATCACAAACGGCGCTGCCGGTACTGGGTGTGCCGGTAGAGTCCAAAGCGCTCAAGGGGTTGGATTCGCTGCTCTCGATTGCCCAAATGCCGGGTGGCATTGCGGTCGGCACCCTGGCCATCGGCAAAGCCGGTGCGACCAATGCGGGCCTTTTGGCGGCACAAATCGTGGGCCTGCAGGACAGCGCCGTACGTGACGCCGTCGAAGCCTTCCGTACCGAACAGACCCAACTTGTTCTGGATAACCCCGACCCGCGCCCCGACGCCGACCCTCAGGCCCAATAG